A portion of the Anoxybacillus gonensis genome contains these proteins:
- the pheA gene encoding prephenate dehydratase, with protein sequence MKIGYLGPEGTFTHAAVEAVFPHIRNVPYHTIPQCMDAVRDGEVELAVVPLENALEGSVNLTIDYLIHECNLPIVGEIIAPIEQHLLVHPSQLEHWMYVERIYSHSHAIAQCHKFLHRHLKHATYEYVTSTSAAAKYVSEHPEGKMAAIGNRLAAKQYGLAIAKENIHDYDYNHTRFIVLHRERYLLPVTDKEDGFKTTLMVMLPKDQAGALHQVLSAFAWRKLNLTKIESRPAKTGLGNYFFIIDIDQKMDDILIPGAIAELEALGCTVQILGSYPYYMVKKTSLV encoded by the coding sequence GTGAAAATAGGATATTTAGGACCAGAAGGGACGTTTACGCATGCAGCTGTTGAAGCGGTTTTTCCTCATATACGAAACGTTCCATATCATACGATTCCACAATGTATGGATGCTGTACGTGACGGAGAAGTTGAACTAGCTGTTGTTCCGCTTGAAAATGCGCTAGAAGGTTCTGTGAATTTGACGATCGACTATTTAATTCACGAATGTAATTTACCAATTGTTGGGGAAATTATTGCGCCGATTGAGCAACATTTGCTCGTACATCCATCTCAATTGGAGCATTGGATGTATGTTGAACGCATTTATTCTCATTCGCATGCGATCGCCCAATGCCATAAGTTTTTACATCGTCATTTAAAGCACGCCACATATGAATACGTCACATCAACAAGCGCAGCAGCAAAATACGTAAGTGAGCATCCAGAAGGAAAGATGGCGGCGATTGGCAATCGTCTCGCCGCGAAACAATACGGTTTAGCGATTGCGAAAGAAAACATTCATGACTATGACTACAACCATACGCGCTTCATTGTTTTGCATCGCGAGCGTTATTTGTTGCCTGTGACAGATAAAGAAGATGGGTTTAAAACGACGTTAATGGTCATGTTGCCAAAAGATCAGGCCGGGGCGCTTCATCAAGTGTTATCAGCGTTCGCATGGCGAAAACTGAACTTGACAAAAATTGAATCCCGCCCAGCGAAGACAGGGTTAGGAAACTATTTTTTCATTATTGATATTGATCAAAAAATGGACGACATTTTAATCCCTGGGGCGATTGCTGAACTGGAAGCACTTGGCTGTACAGTGCAAATATTAGGTAGTTATCCATATTATATGGTAAAAAAAACATCCCTCGTGTGA
- the nadB gene encoding L-aspartate oxidase — protein sequence MREADVIIVGSGLAALMVAYHLCEHKNVIIFTKSKKETSNSWLAQGGVAAAIHPDDHWLSHYTDTMIAGCEHNDEEAVRILVQEGREAIQQFINLGFSFDVDEHGQLLFGQEGAHRMRRILHAGGDATGKNMVSFLFEKLSNRVTFIENDPVIDLLVSDGRCVGVQTKNGTYTASAIVIATGGIGQLYAFTSNAETATGDGIAMAYRAGAAVADMEFVQFHPTMLYVDGKAVGLISEAVRGEGAMLVTDDGRRVMDGVHPQKDLAPRDVVSRAIEREMKNGHFVFLDVSMIPHFSSRFPTITSLCERYQIDWRNGLLPVVPGAHFLMGGIVVNVDGETTLPGLYAVGEAACTGVHGANRLASNSLLEALVFSRRVAFQLLNKTEQRLTLKKSERKENNVRVALPTKEDIQRMMTQYVGIVREYDQLFYAKQWFEQYSIDELVNMAPEHDDEKRTIIYMLIVGWLMTTSALQRRESRGAHYRSDEPFERTYWEKRRIVRTKEEHLMKEGSR from the coding sequence ATGCGTGAAGCGGATGTGATTATCGTCGGTAGCGGCCTTGCAGCGTTAATGGTTGCTTACCATTTATGCGAGCATAAAAATGTGATTATTTTCACGAAGTCAAAAAAAGAAACGAGCAACTCTTGGCTTGCTCAAGGGGGAGTCGCGGCTGCCATTCATCCTGACGATCATTGGTTATCTCATTATACAGATACGATGATTGCTGGATGTGAGCATAATGACGAGGAAGCGGTACGCATTTTAGTTCAAGAAGGACGCGAGGCCATTCAACAGTTTATAAACCTCGGTTTTTCATTTGATGTAGATGAGCATGGCCAATTGCTTTTCGGGCAAGAAGGGGCGCACCGCATGAGGCGCATTTTACATGCGGGAGGCGATGCGACAGGAAAAAACATGGTTTCATTTTTATTTGAAAAGCTTTCTAACCGCGTGACGTTTATTGAAAACGATCCTGTCATTGATTTGCTCGTTTCCGATGGACGTTGTGTGGGCGTACAGACGAAAAATGGAACGTATACAGCGAGCGCGATCGTGATCGCAACAGGTGGAATTGGACAGTTGTATGCGTTTACATCAAACGCAGAAACGGCAACGGGCGATGGCATTGCGATGGCATATCGAGCGGGCGCGGCTGTGGCGGATATGGAATTTGTGCAATTCCATCCAACAATGCTCTATGTGGACGGAAAAGCTGTCGGCCTCATTTCGGAAGCGGTTCGTGGAGAAGGAGCGATGTTAGTGACTGATGACGGTCGGCGCGTTATGGACGGAGTGCATCCACAAAAAGATTTAGCGCCGCGCGACGTCGTATCTCGAGCGATTGAGCGAGAAATGAAAAACGGTCATTTTGTTTTTTTAGATGTTTCGATGATTCCGCATTTTTCATCCCGTTTTCCGACGATTACATCGCTTTGTGAACGCTATCAAATCGATTGGCGCAACGGTCTCCTTCCTGTCGTCCCAGGTGCTCATTTTTTAATGGGGGGCATCGTTGTGAATGTGGATGGTGAAACGACATTACCGGGACTATATGCGGTTGGAGAGGCAGCATGTACAGGTGTGCACGGAGCGAACCGTTTAGCAAGCAACTCGTTACTTGAAGCGCTCGTCTTTAGTCGACGCGTTGCTTTCCAATTGTTAAACAAAACCGAGCAGCGTTTGACGTTAAAGAAAAGCGAAAGAAAAGAAAATAACGTGCGCGTTGCGTTGCCGACAAAAGAGGACATTCAGCGTATGATGACGCAATATGTCGGCATCGTGCGCGAGTATGACCAATTGTTTTACGCGAAGCAATGGTTTGAACAATATTCGATTGATGAGCTTGTCAACATGGCACCGGAGCATGATGATGAAAAGCGGACGATTATATACATGTTAATCGTTGGCTGGCTTATGACGACTTCAGCTTTACAAAGAAGAGAAAGCCGAGGGGCTCATTATCGAAGTGATGAGCCGTTTGAAAGAACGTATTGGGAAAAGCGGCGCATCGTCCGCACGAAAGAAGAACATCTCATGAAGGAGGGATCCCGTTGA
- a CDS encoding IscS subfamily cysteine desulfurase — MIYLDYAATTPMSEEALAVYVQSARTYFGNASSLHDVGTAANELLTICRKQLAQLIRGEEKGIYFTSGGTEANVLAIRSLAYAHRHKGKHIITSSVEHASVHAVCAQLEQEGFTVTYVPVDRFGQVDIGALERALTDETILVSIQHANSEIGTIQPLQQIGELLKEKQIIFHSDCVQTFGKIPIDVKQLHLDSISIASHKIYGPKGVGAVYINPRVRWHMWLPNTTHEGGFRPGTVNVPGIASFTTAAIEAEKKRETVQQNMNELRRYFVEQIAKKQLSITVFEHPTDQLPHIVGCLVHGFEGQYVMLHCNRHGIAISTGSACQVGKQAPSKTMIAIGKEEDEAKQFIRLSFGMHTTKSEVEEVVSVLEQLQKERMSR; from the coding sequence ATGATTTATTTAGATTACGCAGCAACAACACCAATGAGTGAAGAAGCTTTAGCCGTTTATGTACAAAGTGCGAGAACATATTTTGGAAATGCAAGCAGCCTTCATGATGTCGGAACAGCTGCAAACGAATTGCTTACGATTTGTCGCAAACAACTCGCTCAACTCATTCGTGGCGAAGAAAAAGGAATATATTTTACAAGCGGAGGAACAGAAGCGAACGTTCTCGCCATTCGTTCGCTCGCTTACGCCCATCGCCATAAAGGGAAACATATCATTACATCAAGCGTCGAGCACGCTTCCGTTCACGCTGTATGCGCGCAACTTGAACAAGAAGGATTTACCGTGACGTACGTGCCAGTCGATCGCTTCGGACAAGTGGATATCGGGGCACTTGAACGGGCATTAACGGACGAAACCATTCTCGTTTCTATTCAACATGCGAATTCTGAAATTGGTACAATTCAACCGTTGCAACAAATCGGTGAATTATTAAAAGAAAAACAAATTATCTTTCATAGCGATTGTGTACAAACTTTTGGTAAAATACCGATAGATGTGAAACAACTTCACCTCGATAGCATATCGATCGCTAGCCATAAAATTTATGGTCCGAAAGGGGTCGGGGCTGTATATATAAACCCGCGCGTACGTTGGCATATGTGGTTGCCAAACACCACACATGAAGGCGGATTTCGTCCCGGAACAGTAAACGTCCCTGGCATCGCTTCCTTCACAACCGCAGCGATCGAAGCGGAAAAAAAGCGAGAAACGGTTCAACAAAATATGAACGAATTGCGGCGTTATTTTGTTGAACAAATTGCGAAAAAACAACTGTCCATCACCGTGTTTGAACATCCAACAGATCAATTACCACATATTGTTGGCTGTCTCGTTCACGGATTTGAAGGACAATATGTGATGTTACATTGCAATCGTCACGGCATTGCGATTTCTACCGGAAGCGCATGTCAAGTTGGAAAGCAAGCACCATCAAAAACGATGATCGCCATCGGGAAAGAAGAAGACGAAGCAAAGCAATTTATTCGTCTATCATTTGGGATGCATACGACAAAAAGCGAGGTCGAAGAGGTTGTTTCCGTACTTGAACAGCTTCAAAAAGAAAGGATGTCACGATGA
- the nadC gene encoding carboxylating nicotinate-nucleotide diphosphorylase encodes MNELKLKELLKQFFLEDIGERDITSETIFSPADEGRAIFVAKEDGMIAGVSVIDIGYKLLHPSITCQLYKRDGESVKKGEVIAVVSGPIIPILSGERVILNILQRMSGIATLTNRAVRALNSNHTRICDTRKTTPGLRMLEKYAVTCGGGYNHRFGLYDGVMIKDNHIAFCGSITKAVERVRSQLGHMVKIEVETETKQQVIEAVEAGADVIMFDNRTPEEIREFVQLVPSSIITEASGGITLENIAQYRDTGVDYISLGMLTHSAKALDISLNVQ; translated from the coding sequence TTGAATGAGCTAAAGTTAAAAGAGCTACTTAAGCAGTTTTTTTTAGAAGATATCGGAGAACGGGATATAACGAGCGAAACGATCTTTTCTCCTGCGGATGAAGGAAGAGCGATATTTGTTGCAAAAGAAGATGGAATGATCGCAGGGGTATCGGTGATTGACATCGGATATAAGCTATTACACCCATCGATCACATGTCAATTATATAAAAGAGATGGGGAAAGCGTAAAAAAAGGAGAAGTCATCGCAGTCGTTTCAGGCCCGATCATCCCGATTTTATCAGGTGAGCGCGTCATTTTAAATATACTTCAGCGTATGAGCGGCATTGCTACGTTGACAAATCGAGCTGTTCGAGCATTAAACAGCAATCATACACGCATTTGTGATACGCGAAAAACGACGCCGGGGCTTCGGATGTTAGAGAAATATGCTGTAACGTGTGGCGGCGGATACAACCATCGTTTCGGCTTATATGATGGAGTGATGATTAAAGATAACCATATTGCGTTTTGTGGTTCGATTACAAAAGCAGTGGAACGCGTCCGTTCGCAACTAGGTCATATGGTGAAAATTGAAGTGGAAACAGAAACGAAACAGCAAGTGATCGAGGCGGTTGAGGCGGGAGCGGATGTCATTATGTTTGATAACCGTACGCCTGAAGAAATTCGTGAATTTGTTCAACTCGTCCCATCCTCGATCATTACGGAAGCTTCAGGCGGAATTACTCTTGAAAACATCGCGCAATATCGGGATACAGGTGTCGACTATATTTCGTTAGGCATGTTGACGCATTCAGCAAAAGCGTTAGATATTAGTTTAAACGTGCAGTAG
- the nadA gene encoding quinolinate synthase NadA, with protein sequence MNVLQLMQQHDAMPETYKQLSVEEMETRVARVKRELGTRLFIPGHHYQKDEVIQFADATGDSLQLAQVAAKNKEAEYIVFCGVHFMAETADILTSDEQVVILPDMRAGCSMADMAEIEQVERAWPILQQMFGDTILPLTYVNSTAAIKAFVGLHGGATVTSSNAKKMVAWALTQKERIFFLPDQHLGRNTAYDLGVPLEQMAVWDPATNTLLYDGDVQQIKVILWKGHCSVHENFTVKHIEHIRKTKPDMKIIVHPECSWEVVQQADDAGSTKYIIETIAQAPSGSKWAIGTEMNLVNRMIQQHPDKEIVSLNPYMCPCLTMNRIDLPHLLWALESLLEGKVVNRITVPKDVAEGAMLALERMLARA encoded by the coding sequence ATGAACGTATTACAACTCATGCAGCAACACGATGCGATGCCGGAGACGTATAAACAGTTGTCAGTCGAAGAAATGGAAACACGCGTAGCTCGTGTCAAACGAGAGCTTGGCACACGTTTATTTATTCCAGGACATCACTATCAAAAAGATGAAGTCATCCAATTTGCGGATGCGACAGGTGATTCATTGCAACTCGCACAAGTAGCAGCGAAAAATAAAGAAGCTGAATATATTGTATTTTGCGGCGTGCATTTTATGGCGGAAACAGCTGATATTTTAACAAGCGATGAACAAGTCGTCATTTTGCCAGATATGCGTGCTGGATGTTCGATGGCAGATATGGCAGAAATTGAACAAGTAGAGCGAGCATGGCCAATATTACAACAAATGTTTGGAGATACGATTTTACCGTTAACGTATGTTAACTCGACTGCTGCGATTAAAGCGTTTGTCGGTTTGCATGGCGGAGCGACAGTGACATCATCAAACGCAAAAAAAATGGTCGCTTGGGCGTTGACACAAAAAGAACGTATTTTCTTTTTGCCTGATCAACATTTAGGAAGAAATACAGCTTATGATCTTGGCGTTCCACTTGAACAAATGGCTGTATGGGATCCAGCGACAAATACACTTCTATACGACGGTGACGTTCAACAAATTAAAGTGATTTTATGGAAAGGACATTGTTCTGTTCATGAAAACTTTACAGTAAAACATATTGAACATATCCGAAAAACAAAGCCGGATATGAAAATTATTGTTCATCCAGAATGTAGCTGGGAAGTTGTTCAACAAGCAGATGATGCAGGTTCAACAAAATATATCATTGAAACGATCGCTCAAGCACCGTCAGGAAGTAAATGGGCCATCGGAACAGAAATGAATTTAGTTAATCGGATGATTCAGCAACATCCAGATAAAGAAATTGTGTCGTTAAACCCGTATATGTGTCCATGTTTAACGATGAATCGCATTGATTTACCACATTTGCTTTGGGCGCTTGAATCGTTGCTTGAAGGGAAAGTTGTCAATCGCATTACTGTTCCGAAAGATGTAGCGGAAGGAGCGATGCTCGCGCTTGAGCGCATGTTAGCGCGGGCATAA
- the rpmA gene encoding 50S ribosomal protein L27, whose protein sequence is MLRLDLQFFASKKGVGSTKNGRDSIAKRLGAKRADGQFVTGGSILYRQRGTKIYPGLNVGRGGDDTLYAKVDGIVRFERMGRDRKKVSVYPVVKEA, encoded by the coding sequence ATGTTACGTTTAGATCTTCAGTTTTTCGCATCGAAAAAAGGGGTAGGTTCAACAAAGAACGGTCGTGATTCGATCGCAAAACGTCTTGGCGCGAAGCGTGCAGACGGTCAATTCGTTACAGGCGGTTCTATTCTTTATCGTCAACGCGGAACAAAAATTTACCCAGGATTAAACGTGGGACGCGGTGGCGACGACACACTTTATGCGAAAGTTGACGGCATCGTTCGTTTTGAGCGCATGGGTCGCGATCGTAAAAAAGTGAGCGTATATCCTGTTGTGAAAGAAGCATAA
- a CDS encoding ACT domain-containing protein, whose product MDKKFYLVREDVLPEAMKKVLAAKELIERKKVDSVADAVQLVDVSRSVFYKYRDAVFPFHTMVREQIITLFFHLEDRSGTLSKLLSVVAAANCNVLTIHQTIPLQGRANVTLSVSTSEMAITIDELLSQLKQLPFVEKVEILGSGA is encoded by the coding sequence GTGGATAAAAAATTTTATTTAGTGCGAGAAGATGTATTGCCTGAAGCCATGAAAAAAGTGTTGGCGGCAAAAGAATTAATTGAACGAAAAAAAGTTGATTCTGTTGCTGACGCTGTACAGCTTGTCGATGTCAGCCGAAGCGTTTTTTATAAATATCGTGACGCTGTTTTTCCGTTTCATACGATGGTTCGGGAACAGATTATTACGCTTTTTTTCCATTTAGAAGACCGCTCAGGCACCCTTTCGAAGCTATTAAGCGTCGTTGCCGCGGCAAATTGCAACGTTCTTACGATTCACCAAACGATTCCGCTTCAAGGGCGGGCAAACGTCACGTTGTCCGTTAGTACGAGCGAGATGGCGATAACAATCGATGAGTTACTTTCGCAATTAAAACAGTTGCCTTTTGTTGAAAAAGTAGAAATTCTCGGTTCAGGGGCGTAG
- a CDS encoding transcription repressor NadR, whose amino-acid sequence MKKERKLLGEERRTLILQWLKETKRPMTGTELANKTNVSRQVIVQDISLLKAKNEPIIATSQGYLYLSPSSTNMYTRVIACCHTPEQAKDELYTIVDYGVTVKDVKIEHPVYGDLTASIMVSNRLEVDEFIRKINETKSAYLSQLTDGVHLHTLEADSIEKLDEACAALKQARFLIE is encoded by the coding sequence ATGAAAAAAGAGAGAAAACTGCTAGGGGAAGAACGACGAACACTTATTTTGCAATGGTTAAAAGAAACGAAACGCCCGATGACAGGAACGGAATTGGCTAACAAAACGAACGTAAGCCGCCAAGTGATCGTTCAAGATATTTCGCTATTAAAAGCAAAAAACGAACCGATTATTGCAACAAGCCAAGGGTACTTATATTTATCGCCTTCCTCCACCAACATGTATACGCGCGTCATCGCTTGTTGTCACACGCCAGAACAGGCGAAAGACGAACTATATACAATTGTCGACTATGGCGTCACGGTTAAAGACGTAAAAATTGAGCATCCGGTATATGGGGATTTAACAGCATCCATTATGGTTAGCAATCGGTTAGAAGTCGATGAATTTATTCGAAAAATTAACGAAACGAAATCCGCCTATTTATCTCAACTGACCGATGGTGTTCATTTGCACACACTTGAAGCAGATTCCATAGAAAAACTTGATGAAGCATGTGCCGCATTAAAACAAGCGCGGTTTTTGATTGAATAA
- the obgE gene encoding GTPase ObgE, with protein MFVDQVKIYVKGGDGGNGMVAFRREKYVPKGGPAGGDGGKGGDVVFVVDEGLRTLMDFRYQRHFKAPRGEHGMSKNQHGKNAEDLIVKVPPGTVVIDDETKEVIADLTEHGQRFVVAKGGRGGRGNTRFATASNPAPEIAENGEPGQERYVTLELKLLADVGLVGFPSVGKSTLLSVVSAAKPKIADYHFTTIVPNLGVVETEDGRSFVMADLPGLIEGAHQGVGLGHQFLRHIERTRVIVHVIDMAAIEGRDPYEDYLVINEELKQYNLRLTERPQIIVANKMDMPNAEQHLREFKEKLKDDVPIFPISAVTRQGLRELLFAIADLLETTPEFPLYPQEEEAIHRVVYKLEKEEAPFHITRDDDGTFILSGEKIEKLFKMTDFSREESVRRFARQLRSLGVDDALRARGAKDGDIVKLLNYEFEFVD; from the coding sequence ATGTTTGTTGATCAAGTGAAAATATATGTGAAAGGTGGCGACGGTGGAAACGGAATGGTCGCGTTTCGACGCGAAAAATACGTACCAAAAGGCGGACCGGCTGGAGGAGATGGCGGAAAAGGTGGCGATGTCGTATTTGTTGTTGATGAAGGATTGCGTACGTTAATGGATTTCCGCTACCAACGCCATTTTAAAGCGCCGCGCGGCGAACATGGCATGTCGAAAAATCAACACGGAAAAAACGCAGAAGATTTAATTGTGAAAGTGCCACCAGGAACGGTTGTCATTGACGATGAAACGAAAGAAGTCATTGCGGATTTAACAGAGCATGGCCAACGATTTGTCGTAGCGAAAGGCGGACGAGGTGGACGCGGAAACACTCGCTTTGCGACCGCATCGAATCCGGCTCCAGAAATTGCTGAAAATGGTGAACCAGGTCAAGAACGATACGTGACGCTGGAATTAAAATTGCTCGCGGACGTTGGACTTGTCGGCTTTCCGAGCGTTGGCAAATCGACGCTATTGTCCGTCGTTTCAGCGGCAAAACCGAAAATTGCAGACTATCATTTTACAACGATCGTTCCGAATTTAGGTGTCGTTGAAACAGAAGACGGCCGCAGTTTTGTGATGGCCGATTTGCCGGGGCTTATCGAAGGAGCGCATCAAGGTGTTGGACTTGGACATCAATTTTTACGTCATATTGAGCGGACGCGCGTCATCGTTCACGTCATTGATATGGCTGCCATAGAAGGACGAGACCCGTACGAAGATTATTTAGTCATTAACGAAGAATTAAAACAATATAATTTGCGCCTTACAGAGCGACCGCAAATTATTGTTGCGAATAAAATGGATATGCCAAACGCGGAACAACATTTGCGTGAATTTAAAGAAAAGCTAAAAGACGATGTGCCGATTTTCCCGATTTCAGCAGTGACACGCCAAGGGTTGCGCGAACTGTTATTTGCGATTGCTGATCTGCTTGAAACGACGCCAGAATTTCCGCTTTATCCACAAGAAGAAGAAGCGATTCATCGCGTCGTTTACAAATTGGAAAAAGAAGAAGCACCGTTTCATATTACGCGTGATGATGATGGAACGTTTATTTTATCGGGAGAAAAAATTGAAAAGCTGTTTAAAATGACCGATTTTTCAAGAGAAGAGTCGGTGCGTCGCTTTGCGCGGCAATTGCGTTCGCTTGGCGTCGATGATGCGTTGCGTGCTCGCGGAGCAAAAGATGGGGATATTGTCAAACTGTTGAATTACGAATTTGAATTTGTCGACTAA
- a CDS encoding M50 family metallopeptidase: protein MNKWLSIFINIHIHPLFWVVALIAVMTAQFQTLLLLFWIVLWHELGHVVAAHMFSWRVKRILLLPFGGVAEMDEHGNRPFHEELIVTLAGPFQHICIFFIAYIAHEANMLSNEWYQQLMEYNVSILLINLLPIWPLDGGKLFFLYRTARTSFRRAHEQTLYASVFFLVICFVALLIHAPLHINLWIIACFLAHAIWMEWKQRPYVWMRFLLERYYGKRVEYRALKRLVVDANDSLFHVLLLFHRGKKHAIIVKKNRMEMELDENELLYAYFHEKRTNEPIGHLLYTY from the coding sequence TTGAATAAATGGTTATCTATTTTTATAAACATTCATATTCATCCGCTTTTTTGGGTTGTTGCGCTTATTGCCGTTATGACTGCACAATTTCAGACACTTCTTTTATTGTTTTGGATTGTGCTTTGGCACGAACTAGGACACGTTGTCGCAGCGCATATGTTTTCATGGCGTGTAAAACGCATTTTACTTTTGCCGTTTGGCGGAGTGGCTGAAATGGATGAACACGGCAATCGACCGTTTCATGAAGAATTGATCGTGACATTAGCGGGACCGTTTCAGCATATATGTATTTTTTTTATTGCGTATATCGCTCATGAGGCAAACATGTTATCTAATGAATGGTACCAACAACTAATGGAATATAATGTATCTATTTTACTCATTAACTTATTGCCTATTTGGCCGCTTGATGGAGGGAAGCTCTTTTTTTTGTATCGTACGGCGCGCACATCATTTCGCCGGGCGCACGAACAAACGCTTTATGCTTCCGTCTTTTTTTTAGTCATTTGTTTTGTCGCTTTATTGATCCATGCTCCATTGCACATCAATTTATGGATCATCGCCTGCTTTTTAGCGCATGCCATTTGGATGGAATGGAAGCAACGTCCGTATGTATGGATGCGTTTTTTGTTGGAACGATATTACGGAAAACGGGTCGAATATCGAGCGTTAAAGCGACTTGTCGTGGATGCAAATGATTCGTTATTTCACGTTCTTCTCTTATTTCATCGTGGAAAAAAACATGCGATTATCGTAAAGAAAAATCGAATGGAAATGGAGCTTGATGAAAACGAATTGTTGTACGCTTATTTTCATGAGAAACGAACGAATGAACCGATCGGCCATTTGCTTTATACGTATTGA
- a CDS encoding Spo0B C-terminal domain-containing protein: MMEKRWTIVEALRHSRHDWLNKIQLIKGNLSLQRIDRVNEIIQQIIIEAENEAKLTNLQTERFAELLMTYHWQARHIQLEYEVLGEPRSLHAYDHMLATWCQRFLHMLEECSSPHVENYVTITIDLTENDVRLFFDYRGMLHELEMVKQWIQKHNQYDAFTLCEHAIHEHELTICAIIHLVE; the protein is encoded by the coding sequence ATGATGGAGAAGCGGTGGACGATTGTAGAGGCATTGCGTCATTCCCGACACGATTGGCTCAATAAAATCCAATTAATTAAAGGAAATTTATCTTTACAGCGCATCGATCGCGTCAATGAAATAATTCAACAAATTATCATTGAAGCAGAAAATGAAGCGAAGCTCACGAATTTACAAACAGAACGGTTCGCTGAACTGCTGATGACGTACCATTGGCAAGCACGCCACATTCAACTAGAGTATGAAGTGTTAGGAGAGCCACGTTCATTACATGCATATGATCATATGCTCGCTACGTGGTGTCAACGATTTTTACATATGCTTGAGGAATGTTCTTCTCCACATGTCGAAAACTATGTAACGATTACAATTGATTTAACAGAAAACGATGTGCGGCTCTTTTTTGATTACCGTGGTATGCTTCATGAGCTTGAGATGGTAAAACAATGGATTCAAAAGCATAATCAATATGATGCGTTTACGCTTTGTGAACATGCAATTCATGAACATGAACTAACAATATGTGCAATCATTCATCTTGTTGAGTAG
- a CDS encoding ribosomal-processing cysteine protease Prp, translating to MIRITINRTVEGTIRSFTISGHAQFAKRGQDIVCAGVSAISFGAVNAIVALTNVKPIIQQGKDGYLHCELPTIEDAKVLADVQLLLEGMIVSLQTIERDYGKYVKITTKTL from the coding sequence ATGATTCGTATAACGATTAATCGAACGGTGGAAGGGACGATTCGTTCCTTTACGATTAGCGGACACGCTCAGTTTGCGAAGCGTGGCCAAGATATTGTATGTGCCGGTGTATCAGCCATTTCGTTTGGTGCGGTTAATGCAATCGTTGCGTTGACGAATGTGAAACCGATCATTCAACAAGGAAAAGACGGCTATCTTCATTGTGAACTTCCGACAATTGAAGATGCAAAAGTATTAGCCGATGTGCAGCTTCTTCTTGAAGGGATGATCGTGTCGCTCCAAACGATTGAGCGTGATTACGGGAAATACGTCAAAATAACGACGAAAACGTTGTAG
- the rplU gene encoding 50S ribosomal protein L21, whose amino-acid sequence MYAIIETGGKQIKVEEGQAIYIEKIDAAEGETVTFDKVLFVGGENVKVGNPTVAGATVTAKVEKHGRQKKIIVFKYKPKKNYRRKQGHRQPYTKVVIEKINA is encoded by the coding sequence ATGTACGCGATTATTGAAACTGGTGGAAAACAAATTAAAGTAGAAGAAGGCCAAGCGATTTACATCGAGAAAATTGATGCAGCAGAAGGCGAAACAGTAACATTTGACAAAGTGTTATTTGTAGGTGGCGAAAATGTCAAAGTTGGCAATCCTACAGTCGCTGGCGCAACAGTAACGGCGAAAGTTGAAAAACATGGTCGTCAAAAGAAGATCATCGTTTTCAAATATAAGCCAAAGAAAAACTATCGTCGTAAACAAGGTCATCGCCAACCATACACAAAAGTTGTGATCGAAAAAATTAACGCATAA